TTTTACTTTTTGCGTGAAAGCTTATGCCTCTGTACACGGCGTTGAAAGATTGAAAGAGTTTTTGAATGTTTAACTTTGCCATCTGAAACTATTTACAATTTCGttggttttgatttttgatgtaAGATTAATTTTTGGTTCGGATACAGGCTGTAGAGAAAAGTCATCATGCCAAAAGCAATTAGTTTATCATTATGCTTTATATTTCTCTTTAgattttttattgaataaactATTGTGTTTAAGTGCATCTTCTGATTCCACGTTCAGATGCTCTTGAGCTAGTCCAGACTAGTTCATCTGCTTCAGACTTTGTTGAAACTGGTTATATCTTCGGCGTTCATGGTTTCCAAGGAGAGGTTCGGGTTAAAGCGAACACAGATTTTCCGGAGCTGCGGTTCTCCGAGGTAGTGTGAAAAACCTATGTCTGTACAAAAGTAAAAAAACATGCAACAATATAGTTATAATAAATGAGACAAGAATTAGGAGAGTGAAAGAAATCCAATACACATTATATAACTAAAGTGCATCTAAATATGAATCATTATTCTTTCTAGCCAGGAACTAGATGGTTGAAGCAGCAAGTATCAGGAAGTGAGACTATTCAAGAAATTGAACTGGTGGATGGCCGAGGTCACCCTGGACAAAGTTGGCTTGTAAAATTTAATAACATCAATTCGGCGGAAGAGGTGTGCTCATAGTCCTTTTTTTTGTGAGTGTGATTGTACGTGTGTTCACAATGACACAAGGTTGGTGATGCTTTATCTTTGACTGCTTTTGCTCAGGCACGAAAACTAGTTGGGTCAACTATATTGGTGAGAGATGATGAGAGACCTGCTCTAGAAGAAGGAGAGTTCTACACTCATGACCTTGTTGGCATGAGAGTCATTCTTAAGGTTTCTAGTTTTACCATATCTTTGTGCTAAAATCTTTTGAATATGGCTGGAAAGATGTGATTTCACTACCATTGCTTACCTTTTGTTGGTTACACTATTCTTTAAATTCAATGCCACAGGAATCAGGGGAACCAGTTGGAACCGTTGTTAATATTTTCAACAGTGGAGCAAGCGATCTTTTGCATGTCAAGCTCAGTTCATCCAGAAAGAGTCCAGGACAGGCAGAAAAAACTGGGGAAGGTGATTCTGGCCCATTAGTTTGGGTTCCATTTGTTGAAGCAATTGTTCCAACTGTCGATCTGGAAAAAAGAGAAATGTTGATTACACCCCCGAAGGGGCTCCTGGAGTTAAATGTTCGCTCTGATATAAGAAGCAAGAAAGAAAGGCGCGAGCTGGTGAGATGTACTATTTTTCTGCTTTTTTCCTGTCTtagtttgtattttataaagTGGTGCAGAATTTGCTTGCTACACCTACATGGTTTCCTATGTCTTGAATCACCTGATCATATGTCCTGCTGCATCAggaatggaaagaaagaaaaaaattccaAAGACGCTTGATAGCAGCCAAAAAGAAGCTATGTGAAATGGAACAGCAACATGTGTTTCATGGTTTTAGATACGGAGAAAAAGACCAAAGGAGCTTACTTGCAAATGAAATTGTAACTGTAAATTCAAAATTGCTACAACAGGCTCTGCAAAATATTGGAATCCCGTCTACAAGGTATAACTTTTCTCAATATGTAGCTTTATATGATGAGTCTTCTCTGATTACAGAGCACTTTAAAATTTGTTATGTGAAAGGGCACAGGGATTTTATTACGACTgcaatacaaaaaaaaaagtcgtTATCCTCCTCTTGAATGATCATGCATGTACACTTCCTTGTTCAAGAATTTCTTGTCTGTCCATGATTTCTGATTCTCATTCATGGTTCGCTAGAAAAGATACAAGACAAATTTTGGGCTCCCGCTAGTGACGTGATACAGATAGAGTTGTGGATCAGATTGTTACATGATTCACCCTTAATCTTGTGAGCAGATTTTTGTAAACCAATTAAATTCTATCTCTAATTCATTACTTTACATTGTTTCTTTCTAAGGGTATGCACTTCTTATAACAAGAGTGCATTGTTTTTcttaaattaacataaaaaatttaaacttGATAGTTTTACGCATGATCTTATTTTTGACCTAAATACACTTTTCATTGTACCTTGGCCTGAAAGAGTGTAGCCCCAGGTAGTACCTGCGTGCTCCAGTCAAAGTGAGTTCCTATACCCGTCCCTCAACCATGATCCTGGtaaatatggtttggtttatCTTCCCATTTCCATATGAACTCATTGAGGGCTGGGAATGGGAAACCACTGGCATGCATTGTAAAAACTGTGCTCCCATTAGGAAATGTGGTGGGTACATCAAGAGCTCTGGTGTGGATTTACAATTTCTGATCTTCCACTGCCCACACCCTCCAGAAATATTTTTGTGGATGCTTTGCTTGCTTGAGCCTATACGTACAATTCTTATTTGATTGTTGATTCGTTTGAAACATAAAATACTGAGAAACAAATTCCTGTGTTTCTGACTTTTGTCATGCTGAGACTTTGAGTGCACAGACTTATTGCCTTGTTTAACATGTATTAGTGCATCAAGCTTCTGCTTATCTCTGATATCTATGCATCCCTTTGTCTGGGATCAGGCTGGATTTACACCAAATTTTGAGTGCGGTTCCAAGATCAAACAGAATGAAGGTACCTGATAATCCTAGTTCAAGTGGTAGGGCAGTGCTGCATGATCCATATTGCACACTTCAAAGAGCAGGATGTGAAATGAATTCTAATGGAAAAGTTGCAATAGTTTTGATATTGGAGGA
The genomic region above belongs to Salvia miltiorrhiza cultivar Shanhuang (shh) chromosome 5, IMPLAD_Smil_shh, whole genome shotgun sequence and contains:
- the LOC130985247 gene encoding uncharacterized protein LOC130985247: MQSTSIICCSSNSFSRSLDSFSAHQLTFTPRKKINSSPKFPSCSQLPSVSLHIRPLSDFVCRSTDALELVQTSSSASDFVETGYIFGVHGFQGEVRVKANTDFPELRFSEPGTRWLKQQVSGSETIQEIELVDGRGHPGQSWLVKFNNINSAEEARKLVGSTILVRDDERPALEEGEFYTHDLVGMRVILKESGEPVGTVVNIFNSGASDLLHVKLSSSRKSPGQAEKTGEGDSGPLVWVPFVEAIVPTVDLEKREMLITPPKGLLELNVRSDIRSKKERRELEWKERKKFQRRLIAAKKKLCEMEQQHVFHGFRYGEKDQRSLLANEIVTVNSKLLQQALQNIGIPSTRLDLHQILSAVPRSNRMKVPDNPSSSGRAVLHDPYCTLQRAGCEMNSNGKVAIVLILEEIEGIERTSDTNLVDFEGNESVHLLSNALLDGHSRFLKIKDRSTVPLLLVGSTGSISYWQELFSDHDYFAFDPQKVWFLEEEKLPLVSSSVAEDGKHKILMKSPWEFLQRPIGSGGVISLLSSQDSLLDELGELGVEYIQVRKISEEHESDHALVGLVDSCKANVGLRAFKDVTSEENIDVILSMSFLRKLVKQVNKLQFEGVESCNSYVEKVEKDFVDVKPTAPNSYEFRSSIYYCLDDAPPNKICVLMDG